Proteins encoded within one genomic window of Halodesulfurarchaeum formicicum:
- a CDS encoding GNAT family N-acetyltransferase: MSVTLDRRVVPPGEDDYLQAAWELKEAIREEEGLLKQRWGFFADAYRKATVHAFFDGETLAGFAAARGDGYILFLGIDPDYRGRGLGERLIAAIAEDATGVSCHARVSNRNALEFYEHLGFERVRRIQDYYEDGVDAYYLRLGDSDRLLERLTELFGR; encoded by the coding sequence GTGAGCGTGACGCTGGACCGGCGGGTCGTCCCGCCAGGGGAGGATGACTACCTCCAGGCGGCCTGGGAGCTCAAGGAGGCCATCCGCGAGGAGGAGGGGCTCCTCAAACAGCGATGGGGCTTCTTCGCGGATGCCTACCGGAAGGCGACCGTCCACGCCTTCTTCGACGGTGAGACTCTGGCCGGTTTCGCCGCCGCTCGTGGGGACGGGTACATCCTCTTTCTGGGTATCGACCCGGACTACCGCGGCCGGGGGCTGGGCGAACGGCTCATCGCGGCCATCGCCGAGGACGCGACGGGCGTGTCCTGTCACGCCCGCGTGTCGAATCGCAACGCCCTGGAGTTCTACGAGCATCTGGGCTTCGAGCGGGTGCGGCGGATTCAGGACTACTACGAGGACGGGGTCGACGCGTATTACCTCCGACTTGGGGACAGCGATCGACTCCTCGAACGGCTGACCGAACTGTTCGGTCGGTGA
- a CDS encoding archease — translation MNSHTGDGQPASGEFELRSHTADVAVEATGDSISAVFGATAEGLAAAHVDTLPEDGGSTHEFSVTAESTSALLFDYLDRLIYLRDVESVLPVDNEARVTEENGEWQVEARFRGVPLQSIAAREVKAATYSEMDLSQQDGRWHAYVVLDV, via the coding sequence ATGAACAGTCACACAGGGGACGGTCAGCCGGCGTCGGGCGAGTTCGAACTCAGGTCTCACACCGCCGACGTGGCCGTGGAAGCGACCGGGGACAGCATCTCCGCGGTTTTCGGGGCCACCGCAGAGGGACTGGCAGCGGCCCACGTCGATACGCTGCCCGAAGACGGCGGCTCGACACACGAGTTTTCGGTCACCGCCGAGAGCACGAGTGCACTGCTCTTTGACTACCTCGACCGGCTGATCTACCTGCGGGACGTCGAGAGCGTGTTGCCGGTCGACAACGAGGCCAGGGTGACGGAGGAAAACGGCGAGTGGCAGGTCGAGGCGCGATTCCGGGGGGTCCCACTTCAGTCGATCGCTGCCAGGGAGGTGAAAGCGGCCACGTACTCCGAGATGGACCTCAGTCAACAGGACGGCCGGTGGCACGCCTACGTCGTCCTGGACGTTTGA
- a CDS encoding metal-dependent hydrolase, whose protein sequence is MFVGHAALALALVGLGAYGFGFSRERALALGTVAAVAATLPDVDVLYALPTLLGGVSLGGVPVEAFWDGAAAHRSITHSLVVAAPIAATVGLVAARGRHRLAGLGLALGLTGALLTLPAGQPTIVVPFVLGAVLLGIAAGRLSVPWPAVTLAAGIALFSHPFGDLVTGDPPWLLYPAGFEVLTGRVTLAPDPTVHLLAAFFLELGAIWLGLAAVTWLRGDSIVERVRPRAALGAVFALFAFVIPAPTLAESYQFVFGVTAVGLIGLVPRNRRAPLSWAITGLTAITLAGVAYTGAYLLIGL, encoded by the coding sequence ATGTTCGTCGGCCACGCCGCGCTCGCCCTCGCCCTGGTCGGCCTCGGGGCCTACGGATTCGGCTTCTCCCGCGAGCGAGCGCTGGCACTTGGGACCGTCGCGGCTGTCGCGGCGACCCTCCCGGACGTCGATGTGCTCTACGCGCTTCCCACACTTTTGGGGGGCGTGAGTCTGGGCGGTGTGCCTGTGGAAGCCTTCTGGGACGGGGCCGCAGCCCACCGATCGATCACCCACTCGCTGGTCGTGGCCGCACCAATCGCGGCGACGGTGGGGCTCGTCGCCGCCCGTGGTCGGCACCGACTTGCTGGTCTCGGGCTCGCGCTGGGTCTCACCGGGGCGCTTTTGACACTCCCAGCGGGCCAACCAACGATCGTCGTCCCCTTCGTCCTCGGAGCGGTCCTGCTGGGGATCGCAGCTGGCAGGCTATCGGTTCCCTGGCCCGCCGTGACTCTGGCGGCGGGCATCGCCCTGTTCAGCCACCCGTTCGGTGACCTCGTAACTGGGGATCCGCCCTGGCTCCTCTATCCCGCCGGGTTCGAGGTCCTGACCGGCCGGGTCACGCTCGCCCCCGATCCCACTGTGCACCTGCTTGCGGCCTTCTTCCTGGAACTCGGGGCGATCTGGCTCGGACTCGCCGCCGTGACGTGGCTGCGGGGGGATTCGATCGTCGAGCGAGTGCGGCCCCGTGCCGCCCTCGGGGCAGTCTTCGCGCTGTTCGCGTTCGTGATCCCAGCCCCCACACTCGCGGAGTCCTACCAGTTCGTCTTCGGGGTCACGGCCGTCGGCCTGATCGGACTCGTTCCCCGAAACCGTCGGGCCCCGCTGTCCTGGGCGATCACCGGCCTCACGGCGATCACGCTAGCTGGCGTGGCTTACACCGGCGCGTACCTCCTCATCGGTCTCTGA
- the hisD gene encoding histidinol dehydrogenase: MSPMQLSDLDADRRAALVDRDSGVEAERETVREIIEQVRADGDAALKELSSRFDGVEVESIEVTARIDEAGSALDSDIKAAIETAAANIREFHAAEVPEDWRADFDGRELGRRFRPLDRVGIYAPGGTAAYPSSVLMGVIPAKVAGVEEVVVATPPAEEIHPATLYAADVAEADAVYQIGGAQAIAALAYGTESVEPVQKIAGPGNRFVTAAKAEVQGDAAIDFLAGPSELLAIADDTADPAAVAADMLAQAEHDPDSSVVAITDDAAVADSIRAAIDAQIPERNRAETIEAALDGAQSAILVADSLSAAATFAEAYAAEHLSIQTADDEAVLDAIDSAGSVFLGHQTPVAAGDYATGTNHVLPTGGQAKIVGGLSVDTFLRATTVQRLDEDSLSGLADTIRTLATTEGLDAHEASVSVRLED, encoded by the coding sequence CTGTCGCCGATGCAGCTTTCGGATCTGGATGCCGATCGTCGGGCCGCGCTCGTCGATCGGGATTCCGGGGTCGAGGCCGAACGGGAGACCGTCCGGGAGATCATCGAACAGGTCAGAGCCGACGGCGACGCCGCACTCAAGGAATTGAGCAGTCGCTTCGACGGCGTCGAGGTCGAGTCGATCGAGGTCACAGCGCGAATCGACGAGGCGGGTTCGGCACTGGATTCCGACATCAAAGCAGCGATCGAAACCGCCGCCGCGAACATCCGCGAGTTCCACGCCGCGGAGGTGCCGGAGGACTGGCGTGCGGATTTTGACGGCCGGGAACTGGGTCGTCGGTTCCGGCCCCTCGATCGAGTCGGGATCTACGCCCCGGGTGGGACCGCCGCGTACCCGTCGAGCGTGCTCATGGGTGTGATTCCCGCGAAGGTCGCCGGGGTCGAGGAGGTCGTGGTCGCGACGCCGCCGGCCGAGGAGATCCACCCGGCGACCCTCTACGCGGCCGACGTCGCTGAGGCCGATGCGGTCTACCAGATCGGTGGGGCACAGGCCATCGCGGCGCTGGCTTACGGAACCGAGTCGGTGGAACCAGTTCAGAAGATCGCCGGGCCCGGCAATCGGTTCGTGACCGCGGCGAAGGCCGAAGTCCAGGGCGACGCGGCGATCGACTTCCTGGCGGGCCCCAGTGAACTGCTCGCGATCGCCGACGACACCGCCGATCCGGCCGCCGTGGCGGCGGACATGCTCGCCCAGGCCGAGCACGATCCCGACTCCTCGGTGGTCGCCATCACGGACGACGCGGCGGTCGCTGATTCCATCCGGGCCGCGATCGACGCCCAGATCCCGGAGCGTAATCGGGCAGAAACCATCGAGGCGGCCCTGGATGGCGCTCAATCCGCGATCCTCGTCGCCGATTCGCTGTCGGCGGCCGCGACCTTCGCCGAGGCCTATGCGGCCGAGCACCTCTCGATCCAGACGGCCGACGACGAGGCGGTACTCGATGCCATCGATAGCGCTGGCTCGGTGTTCCTGGGCCATCAGACGCCGGTGGCTGCTGGGGACTACGCGACTGGGACGAACCACGTCCTGCCGACCGGTGGCCAGGCGAAAATCGTCGGTGGGCTCTCCGTCGATACCTTCCTTCGGGCGACGACCGTCCAGCGACTGGACGAGGATTCACTCTCGGGACTCGCCGACACGATTCGGACCCTCGCGACGACCGAGGGACTCGACGCCCACGAGGCGAGTGTCTCGGTCCGGCTCGAGGACTGA
- a CDS encoding CDC48 family AAA ATPase, protein MSDTLKLVVKPLKQKDAGRGLAAIDRRAMEELDLENGDYILIEGPNQGRAVARVWPGYPEDEGKNIVRIDGRLRQEANVGIDDRVEIEKADIKPATSVTIALPQNLRIRGNVEPMLREKLSGRPVTTGQTVPVSLGFGGIASVSGQQIPLKIADTDPEGTVVVTDSTEIHVSERPAEEITTETETVDTQTPSITYEDIGGLDDELEQVREMIELPMRHPELFQQLGIEPPKGVLLHGPPGTGKTLIAKAVASEIDAHFQTISGPEIMSKYYGESEEQLREVFEEAEEKAPAVIFIDELDSIAPKRDETAGDVERRVVAQLLSLMDGLEERGDVVVIAASNRVDAIDPALRRGGRFDREIEIGVPDRDGRTEILQVHTRGMPLADSVDIDEYAENTHGYVGADIEQLAKEAAMNALRRIRPQIDLEADEIDAEILEELTVTDRDFSEAMKGITPSGLREVFIEVPDVTWEQVGGLEETKERLRETVQWPLDFPEVFEQMDLDTPRGILLYGPPGTGKTLLAKAVASEAKNNFISVKGPELLNKYVGESEKGIREIFQKARQNAPTVIFFDEIDAIAGQRGRQMGDSGVGERVVSQLLSELDGIESLEDVVVIATTNRPDLIDDALLRPGRLDRHIHVPIPDEAARRAIFEVHTENKPLADSVDLDELARRTENYVGADIEAVCREATMQATREFLNSVDPAEATQGAANVRVTAEHFEHALEEVSPSIDDEIKRRYEELEERFTKARAESEAGVDDQFGRSFQ, encoded by the coding sequence ATGAGCGACACGCTCAAACTGGTTGTCAAGCCCCTCAAGCAGAAGGACGCGGGGCGGGGACTGGCAGCCATCGACCGACGAGCGATGGAGGAATTGGACCTGGAGAACGGCGATTACATCCTCATCGAGGGGCCGAACCAGGGGCGGGCCGTCGCTCGGGTCTGGCCCGGCTATCCCGAGGACGAGGGCAAGAACATCGTCCGGATCGACGGGCGCCTCCGGCAGGAGGCAAACGTCGGCATCGACGACCGCGTGGAGATCGAGAAGGCCGACATCAAGCCGGCCACATCCGTGACGATCGCCCTGCCACAGAACCTCCGGATTCGGGGCAACGTCGAGCCGATGCTCCGGGAGAAACTCTCCGGCCGGCCCGTCACCACCGGACAGACGGTGCCGGTCTCGCTTGGCTTCGGTGGGATCGCCTCCGTCTCGGGCCAGCAGATCCCCCTCAAGATCGCGGACACCGACCCCGAAGGGACTGTCGTCGTCACCGACTCGACGGAGATCCACGTGAGCGAGCGCCCCGCAGAGGAGATCACCACCGAGACCGAGACGGTCGATACCCAGACCCCCAGTATCACCTACGAGGACATCGGCGGCCTGGACGACGAACTCGAACAGGTCCGGGAGATGATCGAGTTGCCGATGCGCCACCCCGAGCTCTTCCAGCAGCTCGGCATCGAACCGCCCAAAGGGGTGCTCCTCCACGGGCCGCCCGGCACGGGCAAGACCCTGATCGCGAAGGCCGTCGCCAGCGAGATCGACGCGCACTTCCAGACGATCTCCGGCCCGGAGATCATGTCCAAATACTACGGGGAGTCAGAAGAACAGCTCCGGGAGGTCTTCGAGGAGGCCGAGGAGAAGGCCCCCGCAGTCATCTTCATCGACGAACTGGACTCCATCGCGCCGAAACGCGACGAGACAGCCGGCGACGTCGAGCGACGGGTCGTTGCGCAACTGCTCTCCCTGATGGACGGGCTCGAAGAGCGTGGCGACGTGGTCGTGATCGCCGCCTCGAACCGTGTCGACGCGATCGATCCCGCGCTCCGGCGTGGCGGTCGGTTCGACCGTGAGATCGAGATCGGCGTCCCGGACCGGGACGGTCGGACCGAGATCCTCCAGGTCCACACCCGCGGAATGCCACTGGCCGACAGCGTGGACATCGACGAGTACGCGGAGAACACCCACGGCTACGTGGGCGCGGACATCGAGCAACTGGCCAAAGAGGCCGCGATGAACGCCCTGCGGCGGATCCGTCCCCAGATCGACCTGGAGGCCGACGAGATCGACGCCGAGATCCTGGAGGAACTCACGGTAACGGACCGTGACTTCTCGGAGGCGATGAAGGGCATCACGCCCTCCGGGCTTCGGGAGGTCTTCATCGAGGTCCCCGACGTGACCTGGGAACAGGTCGGTGGTCTCGAAGAGACCAAAGAGCGGCTGCGCGAGACCGTTCAGTGGCCCCTCGACTTCCCCGAGGTCTTCGAGCAGATGGACCTCGATACCCCCCGCGGGATTCTCCTGTATGGGCCGCCCGGAACGGGGAAGACCCTCCTCGCGAAAGCCGTCGCCAGCGAGGCCAAGAACAACTTCATCTCGGTGAAAGGCCCCGAACTCCTGAACAAGTACGTGGGCGAATCCGAGAAGGGGATCCGGGAGATCTTCCAGAAGGCCAGACAGAACGCCCCGACGGTGATCTTCTTCGACGAGATCGACGCCATCGCGGGCCAGCGCGGCCGGCAGATGGGCGATTCGGGCGTGGGCGAACGCGTGGTCTCCCAGCTGCTGAGCGAACTCGACGGCATCGAATCCCTCGAGGACGTGGTCGTGATCGCGACGACGAACCGTCCGGACCTGATCGACGACGCCCTGCTCCGTCCGGGCCGGCTGGACCGGCACATCCACGTGCCGATTCCGGACGAGGCAGCCCGACGGGCCATCTTCGAGGTGCACACGGAGAACAAGCCCCTGGCCGACAGCGTCGATCTGGACGAGTTGGCCCGTCGCACCGAGAACTACGTCGGTGCGGACATCGAGGCGGTCTGCCGCGAGGCGACCATGCAGGCCACCCGGGAGTTCCTCAACAGCGTCGATCCTGCTGAGGCCACCCAGGGCGCGGCCAACGTCCGTGTGACCGCCGAGCACTTCGAGCACGCACTCGAAGAGGTCTCGCCCTCGATCGACGACGAGATCAAGCGCCGCTACGAGGAGCTCGAAGAACGGTTCACGAAGGCCCGGGCCGAATCAGAAGCGGGCGTCGACGACCAGTTCGGCCGGAGCTTCCAGTAA
- the priS gene encoding DNA primase small subunit PriS, with translation MEERTRSYLRGRFRDFYRREPPADPPDVTAREWGYIPFESGPGTTMIRHRSVHDLGSLDSFLVRERPRHVYFSAGHYADPSARTMDEKGWQGSDLVFDLDADHLPSVDPGTDTYAEMLAACKGALLRLLDLLETDFGFEDLTITFSGGRGYHVHVRDQSVRNLDREQRREVVEYVRGSGLSLESLLTEEPVSGRGRKTPANRRSIPTAGGWGRRVVEHIQELTDQLLALEEPDAIDRLTEFDGIGEKNATAVLSVLQENTAAVEAGNVDVHPAFLPVARAMVEETVRAESSPIDEPVTTDTHRLIRLPGSLHGGTGLKVVPIERAAVPDFDPLSDAVPEPFRGHEITVEVTEATTVTFDGESLSVSPGNETVPEYAGIFLMTRGQAEKPTE, from the coding sequence ATGGAGGAGCGCACGCGGTCCTATCTCCGGGGTCGGTTCCGGGACTTCTACCGCCGGGAGCCCCCGGCTGACCCACCGGACGTGACCGCCCGCGAGTGGGGCTACATCCCCTTCGAGTCCGGGCCCGGGACGACCATGATCCGACACCGTTCGGTGCACGACCTGGGCTCGCTGGACTCCTTTCTGGTCCGCGAGCGTCCCCGACACGTCTACTTCTCGGCCGGCCACTACGCGGACCCGAGCGCGCGAACGATGGACGAGAAGGGCTGGCAGGGCTCGGATCTGGTCTTCGATTTGGACGCCGATCACCTGCCGAGTGTCGATCCCGGCACGGACACCTACGCGGAGATGCTTGCGGCCTGTAAAGGGGCACTGCTGCGGCTCTTAGATCTCCTGGAGACCGATTTCGGCTTCGAGGACCTGACGATCACGTTCTCCGGCGGGCGCGGCTATCACGTCCACGTTCGGGACCAGTCGGTTCGGAACCTGGATCGCGAGCAGCGCCGGGAGGTCGTGGAGTACGTCCGGGGCAGCGGGCTCTCCCTGGAATCACTGCTGACCGAGGAGCCGGTCAGTGGCCGGGGGCGAAAGACCCCGGCGAACAGGCGGTCGATCCCCACGGCGGGTGGGTGGGGTCGACGTGTGGTCGAGCACATCCAGGAACTCACAGACCAACTGCTGGCACTCGAGGAACCAGACGCGATCGATCGGCTAACCGAGTTCGACGGGATCGGCGAGAAGAACGCCACGGCGGTCCTCTCGGTCCTCCAGGAGAACACGGCGGCCGTGGAGGCGGGCAACGTCGACGTGCATCCGGCGTTCCTGCCGGTCGCCCGGGCGATGGTCGAAGAGACTGTCCGGGCGGAATCCTCGCCGATCGACGAACCGGTCACGACCGACACACATCGACTGATTCGACTCCCCGGATCCCTCCACGGTGGGACTGGGCTCAAGGTCGTTCCCATCGAGCGGGCGGCCGTCCCCGATTTCGACCCACTTAGCGACGCCGTGCCAGAACCCTTCCGCGGGCACGAGATAACAGTGGAGGTCACCGAGGCGACGACGGTCACCTTCGACGGGGAAAGCCTTAGTGTGAGCCCGGGCAACGAGACAGTACCCGAGTACGCGGGCATCTTCCTCATGACCCGCGGCCAGGCCGAGAAGCCCACAGAATAA
- a CDS encoding translation initiation factor eIF-2B, translating into MIDETAEEIRSMRTHSSSVVAANAAHALEELLDREYPSVEEYLRELEHNSSALRRANPSHASLVTTQREIIETVREADPDTVPAAKARTEGAIEAVVSTIETAKHRAAEATADRIEDGATILTHDYSSTVLEALEAAARDGKHLQVFVTEARPRHLGRKTARVLGEIDRIETTLIVDSAAGYYLSEIDEVIIGMDCIVEDELYNRVGTYPIAATAADRNVPVTVTGSSAKVVEEGFRFENDFRPPSEVIREPPEGFDVANPAYDATPIRLIDTLVTETGVSSL; encoded by the coding sequence ATGATCGATGAGACCGCCGAGGAGATCCGTTCGATGCGGACCCACAGCTCCTCGGTCGTCGCGGCGAATGCCGCCCACGCCCTCGAAGAACTGCTCGACCGCGAGTACCCGAGCGTCGAGGAGTACCTCCGCGAACTGGAACACAACAGTTCCGCGCTGCGCCGAGCCAACCCCTCACACGCCTCGCTGGTGACGACCCAGCGGGAGATCATCGAGACGGTCCGGGAGGCCGATCCGGACACCGTGCCCGCAGCCAAGGCCCGCACCGAAGGGGCCATCGAGGCCGTCGTCTCCACGATCGAGACGGCCAAACACCGGGCCGCCGAGGCCACGGCCGACCGGATCGAGGACGGGGCGACCATCCTCACCCACGACTACTCCTCGACCGTGCTGGAGGCACTCGAAGCCGCGGCCCGGGACGGGAAACACCTCCAGGTGTTTGTCACCGAGGCCAGGCCCCGGCACCTCGGGCGCAAGACCGCCCGCGTGCTGGGCGAGATCGACCGGATCGAGACGACACTGATCGTCGACAGCGCCGCGGGCTATTACCTCTCGGAGATCGACGAGGTCATCATCGGGATGGACTGCATCGTCGAGGACGAACTCTACAACCGCGTCGGGACCTACCCCATCGCCGCCACGGCGGCCGACCGAAACGTCCCCGTTACCGTCACCGGTTCGAGCGCGAAGGTCGTCGAGGAGGGCTTTCGCTTCGAGAACGACTTCCGACCGCCAAGCGAGGTCATCCGCGAGCCACCGGAGGGCTTCGACGTGGCGAATCCGGCCTACGACGCGACGCCGATCCGGCTAATCGACACCCTGGTCACCGAAACTGGCGTCTCCAGCCTGTGA
- a CDS encoding DUF7110 family protein: protein MTGQVFRLSASFELPLEDLEAYLEDPDLPPEIESLERTRRNNILLIKAVAAGDGVGKYTPTAQLKASIEEKRVYEEEPPRGRRWNALDEDEEIPSELVTMASFSGDREAVLQNTALQYEMFTVLRDIALLDTEGTLTAITAIDGTLEPLKIVDGEPTAATVEVVEEPVEPGGDGEDGGVDWRENPYISE, encoded by the coding sequence ATGACTGGTCAGGTATTCCGACTTTCCGCGTCGTTCGAACTCCCGCTCGAGGATCTCGAGGCCTATCTCGAGGATCCAGACCTTCCCCCGGAAATCGAATCCCTCGAGCGGACGAGACGAAACAACATCTTGCTCATCAAGGCCGTGGCCGCGGGGGACGGCGTGGGCAAGTACACGCCGACGGCCCAGCTCAAAGCGAGCATCGAGGAGAAACGCGTCTACGAGGAGGAGCCCCCACGGGGCCGCCGCTGGAACGCCCTCGACGAGGACGAGGAGATCCCGAGCGAACTCGTCACGATGGCCTCTTTCAGCGGGGACCGCGAGGCGGTCCTCCAGAACACGGCGCTGCAGTACGAGATGTTCACCGTTCTGCGTGACATCGCGTTGCTCGACACCGAGGGCACGCTCACCGCGATCACCGCGATCGATGGCACCCTCGAACCGCTGAAGATCGTCGACGGCGAGCCGACCGCCGCCACTGTCGAGGTCGTCGAGGAACCGGTCGAACCGGGCGGGGACGGCGAGGACGGCGGCGTCGACTGGCGAGAGAACCCCTACATTTCCGAGTAG
- a CDS encoding RtcB family protein, translating to MGYDINCLAGDSEVVLSFGRRRQIEDLAPDFATENARVIGDRPIDSSIQLFTTDEKPVVEVATETGDRIEASPDHPFRTPDGMVTVEELQEGDTVSVHPFEGLPDETPPAKTVLTAEDFADEDPQLVRALEKRDLLPLKTDDDAFNHLLKLLGFHTGDGSFSGSQTWFYGDPADLESIQDDIEALGFTPSKIYERERTHTIDGESFERTEYSVRATASSVAALLKRLGAPEGRKVESTFGVPAFLDQLAGWQQALYLSAFFGAEMSRPDTASATNFYAPTVSHNRLERVESAGKDFLTALKSLLGDLGIETNEIETVERTERAGGTSVRFRFGVSSTPDNLIRFFTRVGYRYNEAKQKRALQAAQYLKAKERHIQLRASIANEAATLADGGEPIGSIEDRFDAVNRRFLERSIYDQREGRPRPAADFPDFETFADRHPVAEDMTIPVEIASITSAGTKPVYDIGVEHDAHNFVANGFVVSNCGVRMIRTNLTREDLAGKEEQLVDALFEAVPSGLGAGGVIQGTTSTIESILDRGMQWALEEGYAVESDLEHCEDNGFREEADPSMVSEEAKNRGRKQIGSLGSGNHFLEVQEVTDVYEEEVADAFGLEPNQLVVLIHCGSRGLGHQVCTDYLRKIEKRHGDLLESLPDRELAAAPAGSELAAEYYGAMNAAINFAWVNRQLITYQTRQTFAEVFDRDWQDMEMDLLYDVAHNIAKKETHEIDGEEKELYVHRKGATRAFPAGHPDVPEQYRDVGQPVIIPGSMGAGSYVLRGGEHSMERSFGSTAHGAGRLMSRTQAKQEFWGEDVQEELESRDHIYVRAQSGATIAEEAPGVYKDIDEVIRVSKELGIGDPVARTFPVLNIKG from the coding sequence GTGGGCTATGACATCAACTGCCTAGCCGGAGACAGCGAGGTGGTCCTCTCGTTCGGCCGCCGTCGACAAATCGAGGACCTGGCACCGGATTTTGCCACCGAAAACGCACGGGTCATCGGCGATCGACCCATCGATTCCTCGATTCAGCTGTTCACCACGGACGAAAAACCCGTCGTCGAAGTAGCGACCGAGACTGGCGATCGGATCGAGGCCAGCCCCGATCACCCCTTCCGAACTCCGGACGGGATGGTCACTGTCGAGGAGCTGCAGGAAGGTGACACCGTTTCGGTACATCCGTTCGAGGGATTGCCGGACGAAACCCCACCCGCAAAGACCGTGCTGACCGCCGAGGACTTCGCGGACGAGGATCCACAACTCGTCCGAGCTCTCGAGAAACGGGATCTGTTACCGCTCAAAACTGACGACGACGCCTTCAATCACCTCCTGAAGCTGCTCGGGTTCCACACCGGGGACGGTTCATTCAGCGGCTCACAGACCTGGTTCTACGGGGACCCGGCTGACCTCGAATCGATCCAGGACGACATCGAGGCACTCGGGTTCACCCCCTCGAAGATCTACGAGCGCGAGCGGACCCACACGATCGACGGCGAATCCTTCGAGCGAACCGAGTACAGCGTCCGGGCAACGGCGAGTTCCGTTGCCGCGCTGCTCAAACGGCTCGGCGCTCCGGAGGGACGAAAGGTCGAGTCGACCTTCGGGGTTCCAGCCTTCCTCGATCAGCTTGCAGGCTGGCAGCAGGCACTCTACCTCTCGGCATTCTTCGGGGCCGAGATGAGTCGTCCCGATACCGCCTCGGCCACGAACTTCTACGCGCCGACCGTCTCTCACAATCGACTGGAGCGTGTCGAGTCGGCAGGGAAGGACTTCCTCACAGCCCTCAAGTCCCTGCTCGGCGATCTGGGGATCGAGACGAACGAGATCGAGACCGTCGAGCGCACCGAACGAGCGGGTGGAACGAGTGTCCGGTTCCGATTCGGCGTTTCGAGTACGCCGGACAACTTGATCCGGTTTTTCACGCGGGTGGGGTACCGGTACAACGAAGCAAAACAAAAGCGAGCGCTCCAGGCGGCCCAGTACCTGAAGGCAAAGGAACGACACATCCAATTACGCGCGTCGATCGCAAACGAGGCGGCCACACTGGCCGACGGCGGCGAACCGATCGGATCGATCGAGGACCGTTTCGACGCGGTGAACAGACGATTCCTGGAGCGGAGTATCTACGACCAGCGGGAGGGCCGACCGCGGCCGGCCGCCGATTTCCCCGACTTCGAGACGTTTGCCGACCGCCATCCGGTCGCCGAGGACATGACCATCCCGGTCGAAATTGCGTCGATCACATCCGCCGGAACCAAGCCAGTCTACGACATCGGCGTCGAGCACGACGCTCACAACTTCGTCGCGAACGGGTTCGTGGTCTCAAACTGCGGCGTCAGAATGATCCGGACGAACCTGACCCGCGAGGACCTCGCCGGGAAGGAAGAACAACTCGTCGACGCCCTCTTCGAGGCGGTCCCGTCGGGCCTCGGCGCGGGGGGAGTGATCCAGGGGACGACGAGCACGATCGAGTCGATTCTCGACCGGGGCATGCAGTGGGCCCTCGAAGAGGGGTATGCCGTCGAGTCGGATCTGGAACACTGCGAGGACAACGGCTTCCGCGAGGAAGCCGACCCGAGCATGGTCTCCGAAGAAGCCAAAAATCGGGGGCGCAAGCAGATCGGCAGCCTCGGGAGCGGGAACCACTTCCTCGAAGTCCAGGAGGTGACCGACGTCTACGAGGAGGAGGTCGCAGATGCGTTCGGACTCGAACCGAACCAGCTAGTCGTGCTCATCCACTGTGGGTCACGCGGACTGGGCCATCAGGTGTGTACGGACTACCTCCGGAAGATCGAAAAGCGCCACGGCGACCTGCTCGAATCCCTTCCGGACCGCGAGTTGGCCGCCGCACCGGCCGGGAGCGAACTCGCCGCGGAGTACTACGGGGCGATGAACGCGGCGATCAACTTCGCGTGGGTGAATCGCCAGCTCATCACCTACCAGACCAGACAGACCTTCGCCGAGGTCTTCGACCGGGACTGGCAGGACATGGAGATGGACCTGCTCTACGACGTGGCCCACAACATCGCCAAGAAGGAGACCCACGAGATCGACGGCGAGGAAAAAGAGCTGTACGTCCACCGGAAGGGGGCCACGCGGGCCTTCCCCGCGGGCCACCCCGACGTTCCCGAGCAGTACCGCGACGTGGGCCAGCCCGTCATTATTCCGGGCTCGATGGGCGCCGGCAGCTACGTGCTCCGGGGCGGCGAGCACTCCATGGAGCGATCGTTCGGTTCGACGGCCCACGGTGCCGGCCGACTGATGAGCCGAACCCAGGCCAAACAGGAGTTCTGGGGCGAGGACGTCCAGGAAGAACTCGAGAGCCGAGATCACATCTACGTCCGCGCTCAGAGCGGGGCCACGATCGCCGAGGAGGCTCCGGGTGTCTACAAGGACATCGACGAGGTGATTCGAGTCTCCAAAGAACTGGGTATCGGCGACCCGGTCGCCCGGACCTTCCCGGTGTTGAACATCAAGGGGTGA
- a CDS encoding dodecin has translation MVFKKITLTGTSEESFEAAADNAVDRAEMTLDNVMWAEVTEMGVEVASVEGRQYQVELEVAFELEEPEA, from the coding sequence ATGGTCTTCAAGAAGATCACCCTGACCGGGACGAGCGAGGAGAGTTTCGAAGCCGCCGCCGACAACGCCGTCGACCGGGCGGAGATGACACTCGACAACGTCATGTGGGCCGAAGTAACCGAGATGGGCGTCGAGGTCGCCTCCGTCGAGGGCCGACAGTACCAGGTCGAACTGGAGGTCGCCTTCGAACTCGAAGAGCCCGAGGCCTGA